Within the bacterium genome, the region CCCATGAACGTCTTGAACATCAGGTTGAACATCCGCGGCTCGGTGAACGAGTCCTTCGCCCCGCACACCGGGCACTGCCCGCCCTGCACCTCCGGGTTGTCCGCACGGAACCGCCGGTGGCACTGCCGGCACTCGACCAGCGGATCCACGAAGCCCGCCACGTGGCCGCTCGCCTCCCACACACGCGGATGCATCAGGATGGCCGCGTCGAGCCCCTCGATGTCGTCCCGCTCGTGCACCATGGCACGCCACCACGCGGCCTTGATGTTGTTCTTCAGCTCCACGCCCAGCGGGCCATAATCCCACACCGAGCCCGTCCCGCCGTAGATCTCCGACGACTGGTACACGAAGCCCCGCCGCTTGGCCAGCGAGACGAGCTTTTCCATCAAATCCGTTCCGTTCGCCATCGTCTTCCCATCGAGCCGACGCAGTCCCGATCGCACGGTTCCCCGCAACTTATTCCGCGCCGGCGCCCCCAGCAACGGCGGCGCGGGGACTGGAACGCCTCTTGCCCTCCCCTCCCGGGGTCTGGAGGCCATGGTGCAACCGAGTCCGCCGTCCCGCGCAGCCGCCCGCCGACGCCCACCGGCGCGCCCGCCCCACGGCGGGATCGCGTCCGCGCCCACGCTGACCCCGCGCGAGAACGCCGCCGTCGCCGAGCTCATCGCCCGCGCCCTGGCCCGGGACGACCCGCCGCTGCTCCATGCGCTGCTGTTCGGCTCCAAGGCCCGGGGCGACTTCGACGCCGACTCCGATGTGGACGTCCTGCTCATCTGCGACATGGACCCGGAGGAGCGCCGGGCCGTCGGCGTCGCCTTCGCCCGTGAGGCGGACGACATCGCCCGCGCCACCGGCGTCGCGCTCGAGCCGTGGGTCGTCGCCTGCGCCGACCTCGAGGCGGGCTGCCGCACGCCCATGCTGGTGGACGCGCTGGAGGACGGGCTGCCGCTCTGGCCGCCGGGCGCACCGCCCATCCGGCTGCCGTTCACGGAAGCAGACGCTCGGTTTTGCGCATCTTGTCTGCTGGACTGGATCTCCGAAGGGGGGACGGAAGCCAGGGAGGCCCTCGTCGACGGGCGGTGGGCCGATGCAGCGCGCCGCGCCCGCGACGACATCACCCGCCTCGCGACCGCGGCGCTGCTCCTGGAAGGCGATACGCGGCACCGGAACGTCGGCTCACTCCGCCGGTTCCGGCGCCGCTTCGTCGAGACGGGCGTGCTGACGCCCGCCGTGCTGCCTGCGCTGGCCTGGGCCGAGGCCGCCTACGCGCCCGGCCCGCGGCGCGCGGGCGAACCGCCGGGGCTCACCGCCACCGCCGTCGCGACCGCGCCCACCGGCTGCCGGCTCGCGGCCGCGCTGGAGGCGGTGCTCGTCCCGTGGATCCTCGACCGCATGCGCTCCGGCCCCGGCCTCGCCGCGGCTATTGCGCCCGCCGCGGCTCCTCCGTGGGCTCCTCCTCGGCGAACGGCCGCCGCCCCCGCCGCTCGATGGTGAACAGACCCATGTGCTGCGCCATCAACACGTAGCTCGCCCAGAGCGCCACCCCGCCGAACGCCAGGATGCCGGCAGAGCCCACGCCCACCAGCGTGCACAGCGCGCCGAACGCGAACAGCATGACGGCCACGGCGATCATCCCCACGTCCCGCTCACCCTCCGAGAGGCGGCGGTAGCGGACGACCGCCAGCGAGGCGCCGGCGCCGCCGTACCCGACCAGGGCGAAGATCAGCAGCACGATCCGCAGCCCCTCCATGCTACGCTTCCCCCTCTCGGCCGGATGCTCCCGGCCAAATCGGCACTGCCACAGGATGGGGACGTTCCCACGAAAAAAGTAGCCATCGCCGACCACTCATGGCGGCCGTCCGGGGATCGCCCGGAGCCGCGCCGGCCCACGCTCTGCCTCGTCAACGCCGGATGCTGTGCGCATCACCGCGCGTGGACGACGTCCCTTCGTCCCCTCGTATCGAGCAAGAATCAAACCCGGAGCGGCTGCCACATCTGCACCCACCTGTGCAACGCCCGGCCCCCGGCCTGCACGACACGGCCTCCTTCCGCGCCGGCCAGGCCTCTACCCCGGAAACGAAGACCGGGGGCGCACGGTTCCGCCCCCGGCCAGCGCGTCCTCGCGGCCGTCGGCCGTCCAGCCGCTGGTTCAGACCAGCGAGTGCAGGAGGATCCGCAGTCGGTGTTCCGGGATCTCGTGGGCGGAGGCGACCACCTCCGCGTGGCTCCGCCCGCGCAGCAACGCCGGCCCTTCCCGGACGTCCCCCTCCCTGGCGGAGCCGTCCGGCGCGAACACCAGCCGGCCGAGCCACTCCTCACCTCGCCGCCACGTTTCCACCACCACCCTCCAGTACGCTCCCTCCGCGGACAGCCGGCACAGCGTGGCGGCCACGGACGCCTCCGCCACGTCCCGTTCGAGCGTCTCGGTGCTCATACTCGCCTCCGCTGCCGAAGGGTGCACGCAAACGCGGGGGCCTCCTCGTGGAGACCCCCGCGTCGATCGCCACCACGCACTGCGGCGGCATCGCCTCGCGCGCCCGACCGGCTCCCGGCCCCGGACCCCTGCCCGGCCGGACTCCATCGGGCCGCTCAGAACAGCTTGATCGTCACGTACCGCCCCGGCCGCTCCCTCACATCGGCCGCGAGCGCTCGCATCTCGCGGACGGCTTGCTGCAGGTCACGATACAACGAGGTGTCGTTCACCAGCAAGCCCAGCGTGCCCGCGCCGCTGTCCACCTTGGCCAGCACCGAGGCGAGCGAGCCCAGCGACTGCTCCAGCGCCTGCGCAGCCGCGCTGAACGCCCTCGCGCTCCCCTCGAGCTCCTTCAGCGCACTGGCCAGCGCTGGTCCCGGCTCCGCCCCCTCCAGCGACTCCGCGCTCCGCCTCAGCGCCGCTGCGGCAAGATGCAACTCCCGGAACGCGCCGCGCAACTCCTCCGCGCTCGCCGGCAGCACCGCCGCCGTCGCGTGCACGTCCCTGACCGCCTGCGGAGAGAGCAGCGAGTCCACGCTGTCCAGCAGCCGCCGCGCCTGGTCTCCCAGCACCCCGAGCGTCGCGGTCAGCTCCGGCATCGGCGCGCCGTAGATCGTGTCGCCCCGCGACAGCGACGCCATCTCCGTGCCCGGCACGAGGTCCACCGTGTGCGCGCCGAACACATCGCCCGCGATCGTGGCCCGCGTGTCCCGGGGCAGGCGTACGTCCTCTTCCAGCCGCAGCTCGACCACCACCCGCCTCGGCCCCTCCAGCGAGACGCGACGCACCAGACCCACGTCCACCCCGTTCAGGTACACACGGTCGCCCCGCTTCAGCCCCCCGCCGTTCTCCAGCGCCAGGTAGATCTGTGTCCCGCCGGCCAGGACCGGGTCACCCAGCAAGTAGTAGAGACCCCAGACGAATACGCCGACCGCCACCAGCACCATGAGCCCCAGGCCGGCGACGTTGCGAGCTCGTATCTCCATCCTCTCCTCACACCGAGACCGGCGAGTTGATGCGGCCCCGCCGGATGAAGCGTTGGACGACCGGGTCCGTGCTCGCCAGCAGCTCCTCCGGCGTCGCGACCACGCGGATCTTGCCGTCGTACAGCAGCGCGATGCGCTCCGCCACCGTGAACGCGGATTCCAGGTCGTGTGTGACGACGATGCTCGTCACCCCCAACTCCCGGTCCAGCTCCAGGATGAGCGAATCGATCGTCTCCGCGTTCACGGGGTCCAGGCCCGTCGTCGGTTCGTCGTACAGCAGATACCGCGGCTGGCTCGCGATGGCGCGCGCCACGCCCACGCGCTTCCGCATGCCCCCCGAGAGCTGCGCCGGGTACATGTCCAGCACGCTCGGGTCCAGGTTCACCCGCCGCAGCAGCTCCGCCGCCTCCTCGCGGCACTCGCGCAAACTGCGGCGGCCGGTGCCGTCGTCCTGCGCCAGCCACAGGTTCTCCGCGACGGTCAGCGAGTCGAACAGCGCCGCGTTCTGGAACACGTACCCCACGCGCCGACGCACGCGCTTGAGCTCGCTCGGCGACGCGTTCACCACCGACACGCCGTCCACCAACACATCCCCCGCGTCGGGCCGGAGCAACCCGATGGCGTGCTTCAGCAGCACGCTCTTCCCCGCGCCGGACGGGCCGAGCAGCGCCAGCGTCTGCCCCTCCGGCACCGTCAGGTCGATGCCGCGCAGGATCGGCTCGCCGCCGAGCTGCTTGTAGACACCACGGAATTCGATCATCGCCCGCGCTCCTCACCACATCTTCAGGAGCGGCGCCAACATCATGTCCAGGATCATCAGCACCAGCGTCGTGGCGACCACGGCGGCCGTCGTCGTGCGGCCCACGCCTTCCGCACCGCCGCGTCCCCCTTCCAGCCCGATGTAGCACGCGAGGAACGTGATCGCGAGGCCGAAGAACGCGGCCTTGATCACCGAGAAGTAGAGCGCCCACGGCCGGAAGTAGAACCGCGCGCCGTAGATGAACTCCGCCGTCGTCAGCCCGTCCACCGCCACCAGCCCCACGAGCCATCCGGACATGATCCCCGCGAAGTCCGCCAGGGCCACCAGCGGCGGCAGCACCACCAGCCCACCCAGCACCCGCGGCACCACCAGGTACGCCACCGGATCACGGCCCATCGCGTACAGCGCGTCGATCTGCTCCGTCACCTTCATCGACGCCAGCTCCGCGGCGATGCTCGCGCCGATGCGGCCCACCAGCACCACACCGGTCAGGATCGGCCCCAGCTCCGTGATCATGCTCGCCACCGTGACGCTGCCCACCACCCACACCGGGACCGAGCCCGTGAACTGATTGCCCGTCGTCTGCGACGTCACCGCGCCGCCCAGCACCGCCATGATCAGCACCAGCGGCAGCGAGCGCACGCCCATCCAGTAGGCCTGTTGGAGGAACGACCGCATGTATCGCCGCGGGTACGGGAGCTCCCGCACCACCGCCCACGCCATCAGCGTGGCGCGGCCGATGTGGCTCAGGAACCCGTGGATCGCGAGGAGTGCCCTCGGCTCTGCCAGCGTGCTCATCCGGCCTGTATCGCCCTCCGCCTTCATCGGCAACCGTCCACCGCGGCTTCACGTGTTACCCCGCCGACGTCCGGTCGGGCCGGCACCCGCAAAGCCGCCCGCCCCCGCGCGCTCCACTCCGCGCCGTGCGCGGCGCCGGGATGCACGCAGCGCTTGGTCCCGCGGCACGCCTGTCGGGATGACGTGGAGAGGCCGGGCGGCCCCGACCGGGCCGCTCCGCCGCGGCGGTTCGGAACTCTCTCCCCAGCTCCGGGGGCGGCCTCCGACGCCGTAATCTAACCCCGGCCGCACCACGCGGGAACCTCCGCCGTGCCGAAGGGCACCCGGCCCGAGGGCACGGAAGGTGCACCCGCCACCGCCAGCGTCGGCCACTCCGATGGCGACCTCGGCGAGGGCGGAGGACGATGCCGCGAGCGCGACAGCACCCCGACCGCGCAGCCCGGCGCCCGGCGCCGCGCGACGCGGCCACCAGCCCCGCCGACACGGCGAGCCGGCTCCCCCAGTACGTCTTCCCGTTCATCGTCCTCTCGCTGGTCGCCCTCACCGTCCTGCCGGCGGTGCTCCAGCGCGAGACCCGCGAGCTCCGCAACGAGATCACTGACACCCTGGACCCCGCACGCTTCTTCGTGACGGAGATCCAGTACGCCCTCGCCCGACAGATGGCCGCGCTGCGCGCCTTCGTCATCACGGCCGACGGACGATCCCTCGACCTCTATCTCGCCTTCCTCGCGGAGGAGGCCCACGCGAGGCGCGACCTCGCTCCGCTCGTGGCCCGCCTCGGCCCGGGGATCCAGCGCGGCTTCGCCGACCTGGTCCGGAACGCCGACGCGTGGCACGGCCGCATCCTCGGCGCCGGGATCCTCCACCGGCGCGAGGTCACGCCGGAGCTCCTCGAGCAGATCGCGCCCGACCAGACCGACTACGAGCGCGCTCTCGCCGCCGCCGCAAGGCTCGAACGCGCCGTCATCTCGGCCACCGAGGCACGCAGGACCCAGATCCGCCGCACGGACACCTTCCAGCTCTGGGCCACCGTCGCCCTCGCCTTCGTCGCCCTCCTGGCCGCCGTCGGCGTCGCCCTCATCAACCGCCGCCTCGGCACCCTCGCCCGGGAAGCCGAGGCGCGACGCCGGGAGGTCGAGCGCGCCGTCGAAGCCCGCGCCCGCTTCATCCGCGGCATCACCCACGACCTGAAGAACCCCCTGGGCGCCGCCGACGGCTACGCCCAGCTCTTCGAGAGCGGGATGGGGGGCGAACTCACGGCAGGCCAGCGCGAGTGGATCCAGCGCCTGCGCCGCTCGATCGGCCAGGCGCTCGCCATCATCGATGACGTGCTCCTGCTCTCCCGCGCCGAGACCGGACGGCTCGAGGCCGAGCCCCGCAGCGTCGACCTCGCCGACCTGGTCCGCGAGGCCGTGGAAGACCACCAGCCCGCCGCCCGGGCCGCGAGCATCGACCTGCGCCTGCGGCCCGCGCCTCCCGACCTCCCGCCGGTCCTCACCGACCCGCGCCGCGTGCGTCAGATCCTCGGCAACCTGCTCTCGAACGCGGTCAAGTACACGCCCGCCGGCGGCCGCGTCCGCGTGTCGCTCGCCACCGACCCGGCGTCCCCTCAGCTCGGCGGGACGCCCGCCGTGGCGATCGCCGTCTCGGACACGGGACCCGGCATCCCGCCCGACGCGCAGGAGCGGATCTTCGAGGAGTTCGCCCGGATCCACACCGGCCACGCACGTGGCGCCGGCCTCGGCCTCGCCATCAGCCAGCGCCTCGCCCGCCTGCTCGGCGGCATCATCTCGGTGAACAGCGCCGTGGGCCAGGGCTCCACGTTCACCCTCTGGCTCCCGCTCCACACCGCGGCAGGATCGTTCGACACCGCGGAGTCGGCACCAAGAGGAACGCCACGCGCCGCGTGACGGTCACCCGCCCGCTCGCACGGATGCAACGAGGCCCCGCCACGGAACGGCCGTGACGGGGCCTCGGCCACGCCCATGGACCTGGCCGGGATCGAACCGGCGACCTCCTGGTTGCAAACCAGGCGCTCTCCCAGCTGAGCTACAGGCCCGACGGACGAGAGCGGAGGGGGCGACCCCTCCACTCTCGCGCGTCATGACCTTGAATCTATGCGATTTACGCCGCCCGGTCAACGGCCCGGAGCGGCGTC harbors:
- a CDS encoding ABC transporter ATP-binding protein; this translates as MIEFRGVYKQLGGEPILRGIDLTVPEGQTLALLGPSGAGKSVLLKHAIGLLRPDAGDVLVDGVSVVNASPSELKRVRRRVGYVFQNAALFDSLTVAENLWLAQDDGTGRRSLRECREEAAELLRRVNLDPSVLDMYPAQLSGGMRKRVGVARAIASQPRYLLYDEPTTGLDPVNAETIDSLILELDRELGVTSIVVTHDLESAFTVAERIALLYDGKIRVVATPEELLASTDPVVQRFIRRGRINSPVSV
- a CDS encoding ABC transporter permease, producing the protein MKAEGDTGRMSTLAEPRALLAIHGFLSHIGRATLMAWAVVRELPYPRRYMRSFLQQAYWMGVRSLPLVLIMAVLGGAVTSQTTGNQFTGSVPVWVVGSVTVASMITELGPILTGVVLVGRIGASIAAELASMKVTEQIDALYAMGRDPVAYLVVPRVLGGLVVLPPLVALADFAGIMSGWLVGLVAVDGLTTAEFIYGARFYFRPWALYFSVIKAAFFGLAITFLACYIGLEGGRGGAEGVGRTTTAAVVATTLVLMILDMMLAPLLKMW